In one Plasmodium vivax chromosome 4, whole genome shotgun sequence genomic region, the following are encoded:
- a CDS encoding hypothetical protein, conserved (encoded by transcript PVX_003550A) translates to MFQFFRKAKKKGINVEPFTITVKGESSSEASSKRVKGGGKKADKEKKTDREKKTDKEKKTDREKKTDREKKTDREKKTEGGKKTDKEKNAQSAEELTLLCIKTSRMWKESIKEMENMYKENTKNMDAKWSSNIWNTVWAVYVENVHNIIGSKLNMPDFPLRDKEKIIETWLNWTKTDFHVFLNQVQARWNKKIKSRRKKS, encoded by the coding sequence gaaCCATTTACTATAACTGTAAAAGGGGAATCGTCCAGTGAGGCGAGCAGCAAACGGGTaaaaggaggggggaaaaaggcagaCAAGGAAAAGAAGACTGATAGGGAAAAGAAGACTGataaggaaaagaagacTGATAGGGAAAAGAAGACCGATAGGGAAAAGAAGACcgatagggaaaaaaaaactgaagggggaaaaaaaacagataaagaaaaaaatgcgcaaagcGCGGAGGAGCTAACCCTTTTGTGCATAAAAACCTCTCGAATGTGGAAAGAATCCAttaaagaaatggaaaacatGTATAAAGAGAATACCAAAAATATGGACGCCAAGTGGAGTTCCAACATATGGAATACCGTTTGGGCCGTATATGTAGAAAATGTACATAACATTATTGGCTCCAAATTGAATATGCCTGATTTTCCTCTGAGGGATAAAGAAAAGATTATAGAGACTTGGCTCAACTGGACCAAAACAGATTTtcacgtttttttaaatcaagTCCAGGCAAgatggaataaaaaaatcaaaagtCGTCGCAAAAAATCTTGA
- a CDS encoding hypothetical protein, conserved (encoded by transcript PVX_003555A) produces MHDKYRCRGLKLRALRHKDDFERQNAAAKLQVSNKVVRNLATEKEGAQSEDELELEDMELTEGGEEGEETYEEAEEEANADEELEVELEGGEEEVVEGEGEEEAVEGEGEGEEEAVEGEGEGEEEAVEGEEAVEGEEAVEGEEAVEGEEAVEGEEAAEGEEAAEGEEAAEGEEAAEGEEAAEGEEAAEGEEAAEGEEAAEGEEAAEGEEAAEGEEAAEGEEAAEGEEAAEGEEAAEGEAAEGEAAEGEEAAEGKAAEGEEAAEGEAAEEEAAAESGGLLRGKTPTKPVIEDGENVTLTVDDGEELYTDVNSGEYFGDATVEYEKLLDDVPAESADELAKNPYIRSFLEKALKQASRTDLYEYEYDYNVDLSVDQSQESKDDDVEVDDNGRRLPRKAAPPVDKAKQDVMKDIVNYLSKNMLAFVRQKRNVSGKEGEAPTGPSGAQGGDSSQYASKFTFTDHSVDFSKYNKLDKEKFAAKDDLKSRLKNEVVASMLDTEGDILTEEFGYLLRNYFDKVKLEEKKSQEAESAKPAEQEEEAEEAPEQKEEATAEKATEETTEAATEETTEAATEETTEAATEETTEAATEETTEAATEETTEAATEETTEAATEETTEAATEEATEGATEEGAEETTEEATEEGAEEATEEGAEEATEEGAEETTEEATEEGAEETTEETTEEGAEEEATEEGAEETTEEGAEEAAEEGAEEGAEAATEEATEEATEEATEEATEEATEEATEEATAEVAEAATPEKVTEEATEEATEEGDNEPAEQAAEKEEDVKGGLMDNETYYNTLQELYEEIENDDKKEKEKIQKAKEQEELEKKLFKESKKGKKKEKKRRKKLCKMAKIVEKYAEEIPKDSERSLRYDKEEHIDDPDEMDDLLFGEFKTLEKYGTHKTSTFYYEMTCFDERLRDFEINTKLKEMEEVPEKWELLSLYWQSYRNERHKYLAVKKYLLEKFLELKTNQSTEALPKYNKKWKQCEEIVDNNFTKQHEHVNDVFYTFVAKENLSRDEFKEILNDVRASWKKVTLKTRDECVALFEEPIVELEVKTPTQPPKGLKYWKKFKFKGFFV; encoded by the exons ATGCATGATAAGTATAGATGTAGAGGCTTGAAGCTGCGCGCCCTACGC CATAAGGATGACTTCGAAAGACAAAATGCTGCAGCCAAATTACAAGTAAGTAACAAAGTTGTCAGAAATTTAGCCactgaaaaagaaggagcTCAATCAGAAGATGAGCTTGAATTGGAAGATATGGAATTGACAgaaggaggtgaagagggagaagaaaccTATGAAGaggctgaagaagaagcaaatgcCGACGAAGAGTTGGAAGTAGAACttgaaggaggggaagaagaagtcgTTGAGggtgaaggtgaagaagaagctgttgagggtgaaggagaaggtgaagaagaagctgttgagggtgaaggagaaggtgaagaagaagctgttgaaggtgaagaagctgttgaaggtgaagaagctgttgaaggtgaagaagctgttgaaggtgaagaagctgttgaaggtgaagaagctgctgagggagaagaagctgctgagggagaagaagctgctgagggtgaagaagctgctgagggagaagaagctgctgagggagaagaagccgccgaaggagaagaagctgctgagggagaagaagccgccgaaggagaagaagctgctgagggagaagaagccgccgaaggagaagaagctgctgagggagaagaagccgccgaaggagaagaagctgctgagggagaagaagccgcCGAAGGAGAAGCCGCTGAGGGAGAAGCCgctgagggagaagaagccgcCGAAGGAAAAGCCgctgagggagaagaagccgctgaaggagaagccgCCGAAGAAGAAGCCGCTGCTGAATCAGGCGGACTACTCAGAGGTAAGACCCCAACAAAACCAGTGATCGAGGACGGTGAGAATGTAACATTGACAGTAGATGATGGTGAAGAATTGTACACAGATGTAAATTCTGGTGAATATTTTGGTGATGCAACCGTCGAATATGAAAAACTGTTGGATGACGTACCAGCAGAAAGTGCAgacgagctagccaaaaaccCATACATCAGATCCTTCTTGGAGAAAGCTCTCAAACAAGCCTCAAGAACAGATCTATATGAATATGAATATGACTACAATGTAGATTTAAGTGTAGACCAAAGTCAAGAATCAAAGGATGATGATGTAGAAGTAGATGATAATGGAAGAAGACTACCCAGAAAAGCTGCCCCACCTGTGGATAAAGCTAAACAGGACGTCATGAAAGACATAGTAAATTATCTATCCAAAAATATGCTTGCATTTgtaaggcaaaaaagaaatgtttccggaaaagagggagaagctcCAACCGGACCAAGTGGCGCACAAGGTGGAGACAGTTCCCAATATGCCTCTAAATTTACCTTCACTGATCATTCAGtagatttttcaaaatataacaaattgGATAAAGAAAAGTTTGCTGCAAAGGACGATTTAAAATCTCGTTTAAAGAATGAGGTTGTTGCTTCTATGCTAGACACTGAAGGTGATATTTTAACCGAAGAATTTGGTTACTTGTTAAGAAACTATTTCGACAAAGTTAAattggaagaaaagaaaagccaAGAAGCTGAATCAGCTAAACCAGCTGaacaagaggaagaagctgaagaagctcccgagcaaaaagaagaagcgacCGCCGAAAAAGCCACTGAAGAAACCACCGAGGCAGCCACTGAAGAAACCACCGAGGCAGCCACTGAAGAAACCACCGAGGCAGCCACTGAAGAAACCACCGAGGCAGCCACTGAAGAAACTACCGAAGCAGCAACTGAAGAAACCACCGAGGCAGCCACTGAAGAAACTACCGAAGCAGCAACTGAAGAAACTACCGAAGCAGCAACTGAAGAAGCTACCGAGGGAGCCACCGAAGAAGGTGCTGAAGAAACCACTGAAGAAGCCACCGAAGAGGGAGCTGAAGAAGCCACCGAAGAGGGAGCTGAAGAAGCCACCGAAGAAGGTGCTGAAGAGACCACTGAAGAAGCCACCGAAGAGGGCGCTGAAGAGACCACTGAAGAAACCACCGAAgaaggagctgaagaagaagccacCGAAGAAGGTGCTGAAGAGACCACTGAAGAGGGAGCTGAAGAAGCCGCTGAAGAGGGAGCTGAAGAAGGTGCTGAAGCAGCCACCGAAGAAGCCACTGAAGAAGCCACTGAAGAAGCCACCGAAGAAGCCACCGAAGAAGCCACCGAAGAAGCCACCGAAGAAGCTACTGCAGAAGTTGCTGAAGCAGCCACCCCGGAAAAGGTCACCGAAGAAGCTACCGAAGAAGCCACCGAAGAAGGAGATAACGAACCAGCTGAACAAGCAGCggagaaagaagaagatgtCAAAGGTGGTCTCATGGATAATGAAACTTATTACAACACATTGCAAGAATTATATGAAGAGATAGAAAATGATgataagaaagaaaaggaaaaaatacaaaaagcTAAGGAGCAAGAAGAGCTtgagaaaaaattgttcaaggaaagtaaaaaaggaaagaaaaaggagaagaagagaagaaagaaattatgtaaaatggcaaaaatcGTCGAAAAATATGCAGAAGAAATACCAAAAGATAGCGAAAGATCATTAAGATATGACAAAGAAGAACATATAGATGATCCAGATGAAATGGACGATTTATTATTTGGAGAATTTAAAACATTGGAAAAATACGGAACCCACAAAACTAGTACTTTCTACTACGAAATGACTTGTTTTGATGAAAGATTGAGAGACTTTGAAATAAATAccaaattaaaagaaatggaagaagtacctgaaaaatgggaattaCTCTCTCTCTACTGGCAATCATACAGAAATGAAAGACATAAATATCTTGCTGTTAAAAAATACTTGCTAGAAAAATTTTTAGAATTAAAAACCAACCAATCTACTGAAGCTCTCCCAAAATATAACAAGAAATGGAAACAATGCGAAGAGATAGTTGATAATAACTTTACCAAACAACACGAACATGTTAATGATGTATTTTATACCTTCGttgcaaaagaaaatttgAGCAGAGATGAATTCAAAGAAATCTTAAATGACGTTAGAGCTTCATGGAAAAAAGTCACCCTTAAGACAAGGGACGAATGTGTAGCCCTCTTTGAAGAACCAATTGTAGAATTAGAAGTCAAAACCCCAACCCAACCTCCTAAAGGTTTGAAATACtggaaaaaattcaaatttaaAGGTTTCTTCGTTTAA